Sequence from the Brevundimonas diminuta genome:
GCCGCCATCGAGGATGACGATCCGGTCGTCTTCTTCGAGCCGAAACGCCTCTACAACGGCCCATTCGACGGCTGGCACGAGAAGCCGGTCTCGCCGTGGAAGGCTCAGGATCTGGCCCAGGTCCCGACCGGCAAATATGTCGAGCCGATCGGCAAGGCGCGAGTAATGCGCGAAGGAAACGACGTCACCATCCTGGCCTATGGCACCATGGTTTGGGTCGCCCTGGCCGGCGCGGAACACGCGGGCGTGGACGCCGAGGTCATCGACCTGCGCTCGCTCGTGCCGCTGGACATCGAAGCCATCGAGGCCTCGGTGAAGAAGACCGGCCGCTGCGTCATCGTGCATGAGGCGCCCAAGACCTCGGGCTTCGGCGGCGAACTATCGGCCCTGGTGCAGGAGCGCTGCTTCTATTCGCTGGAAGCGCCGATCGCGCGCGTCACCGGTTGGGACACGCCCTATCCGCACGCTTTCGAATGGGAATATTTCCCCGGGCCGCAAAGGGTCGCAGACGCCTTGAAGAGCGTCATGACGGGAGGTCGATAAAATGGGTCTTTTCGTCTTCAAACTGCCCGACGTGGGCGAAGGCACCGCCGAGGCCGAATTGGTCGGATGGCACGTCAAGGTCGGCGATGTCGTCGCCGAGGACCAGATCGTCGCCGACGTCATGACCGACAAGGCCACGGTCGAGATCACCGCCCCGGTCAGCGGCAAGGTCGTCGCTCTGCACGGCGAACCCGGCGCCATGGTGCCGGTGCGCGGTCCTCTGGTGGAGTTCGAGGTCGAGGGGGCGGGCAATGCCGATGACGCTCCGACGCCTGCCGCCCCTGCCGTCGCCAAGCCGGACCCCGCGCCCGTGGTCGCCGAGGCGCCGAAGGTCGAGACGCCGGCAGCCCCCGCTGTCTCGACGCCGACATCCGGCAACTATGTCTTCAAACTGCCTGACGTCGGTGAAGGCACAGCCGAGGCCGAGTTGGTCGGCTGGCACGTCAAGGTCGGGGATGCGGTCGAGGAAGACCAGATCATCGCCGACATCATGACCGACAAGGCCACGGTCGAAATCACCTCGCCGGTCGCCGGAACGGTCGTCGCCCTGTACGGCGAGACGGGCAAGTCCGTGCCGGTCGGCGGACCGCTGGTCGCGTTCGATGTCGAGGGTCGGGGCAATGTCTCGACGCCCGTCGCGGCGCCCAAACCTGCCCCCAAACCGGCGGAGAATGCGACGGCGGCTTCCGCTGCGGTTTCGACGGCTCAAAGGGCGGCTTCAGCGACTGCGCCGTCCAAGCCTGTGCCCGCCCTGACGGGCCGCGCGCCCGGCGAACGTCCGTCGGCCTCGCCGGCCGTGCGCAATCGCGCGCGGGACCTGGGCGTCGATCTGACCTTCGTGCCCGGGTCCGGCCCGGCGGGTCGGATCACGCACGAGGATCTGGACGGCTTCATCGCGCGCGGCGGTTCGCAACCTGCGTCGGCGCCGTCCGGCGGCGGCTCGACCTATGCGAAGGCGCAAGGGGCGACCGAGGTCAAGATCATCGGCCTGCGCCGCAAGATTGCGGAGAAGATGGCCGAGAGCGTGCGCCGCATTCCCCACATCACCTATGTCGAGGAAATCGACATGACGGCGGTGGAGGAGTTGCGCGCCCACCTGAACGCGACGAAGTCCAAGGATCAGCCCAAGCTGAACGTCTTGCCCTTCATCGCCCGCGCCATCGTCGTCGCCCTGCGCGACCAGCCCCAGATCAACGCCACCTATGACGACGAAGCCGGCGTCCTGACCCAACACGCCCCGGTCCATCTGGGCATCGCCGCCCAGACCCCGAATGGCCTGATGGTGCCGGTGGTCCGCCATGCCGAGGCGCGCGACCCCTACGATACGGCTCTGGAAATCGCGCGTGTGTCGGGCGCCGCCAAAGACGGTTCGGCCAAGCGTGAGGAACTGTCGGGTTCGACCATCACCATCACCTCGCTGGGCACGCTGGGCGGGGTGGTCCACACCCCGATCATCAACCACCCCGAGGTCGCCATCGTCGGTCCGAACAAGATCGCCGAACGGGTCGTGGTCAAGGACGGCCAGATGATCGTGCGCAAGATGATGAACCTGTCGTCTAGTTTCGATCACCGTATCGTCGACGGTCACGACGCGGCGGTGTTCGTGCAGCGGATCAAGGGGCTGCTGGAGAACCCGGCGACACTGTGGATGGGGTGATGCCCATTTTCTAAGCGGGAAAGCGAGGTCTGCCCGCGCCGATGGCTATCACCTCGAAATCGGCGCCATGGCTCTTGATGATCCTCTTTCCTCGCCGAGAGAGGATCATCGGGATTGGAAGGGTAATGTGATGCGGCAATTCAAAGTCAAAGCGCTGACCTTCGGCGCCAGCCTGCTAGCAGCCGTTGGCGTCGTCGCCTCGTCCGCGAACGCCTGCATACCCGAGCCGCCGCCGGCATGGTCGTCTCGGCTACGGTCCGATGGGCCGGCGCTGTTCATCGGGCGCGTGACGACGGTGGAGCGTTTGGCTGAACCCAGGCGGACGCCGACCATCGAGGTTATTCAGTCCGAGGCGACCATCGCCAGACTGGAAACGCTTCAAGGCGCTCCGCAAGAGACATACACCCTGACCGCTGCGGAAACCGCCCGTCCGCTGGGCGGCTATCAAGGCATGATTTGCGTCGATTTTCAGCGCGTCAAACCCGGCGACATCGTTTTGGCCATGGAATCCGGATCCGGTGCGGTCCGCGTTTTCGAGCCCCAGCAAGTTCCTCCGCAGTTCAGCACCCGCCTTGAGGCCTATCGTTGACCCAGACCCTGAAAACCAAAGTCCTCATCATTGGCGCGGGCACCGGCGGCTATGTCGCGGGCATTCGCTGCGGCCAGTTGGGCCTCGACACCGTGTTGGTGGACGGCGGCGATGGGCTGGGCGGCACCTGCCTGAACGTCGGCTGTATTCCGTCCAAGGCCATCATCCATGCGGCGGGCAAGTTCGAGACGGTGGCCAAGGCGGCCGGCGGCGGGACGCTGGGCATCACGGCGGCGGCGCCGGCCATCGACCTGGCGCAGACGGTCGCGTGGAAGGACGGCATCGTCCGTAAGCTGAACGCGGGGGTCGCGGCCCTACTGAAGAAGGCCAAGGTCAAGGTCATTAAGGGCTGGGCCGATTTCGCCGACGCCAAGACCTGCGTGGTGAAAACCGACGAAGGCGACATCCGCATCACCGCCGAACACGTCATCCTGGCGACGGGGTCCGAGCCGGTCGAACTGCCCTTCCTGCCGTTCGGCGGCGACGTCATTTCCTCGACCGAGGCGCTGAGCCTGTCGGACGTCCCCAAGAAGCTGGTCGTCGTGGGCGGCGGCTATATCGGCCTGGAACTGGGCATCGCCTATCGCAAGCTGGGCGCCGAGGTGGCCATCGTCGAGATGGCCGAGCGCATCCTGCCGCTCTACGACAAGGCCCTGACCGATCCGGTCGCCAAATGGCTGGAGAAGCACGGGGTCGAACTGCATCTGGGCGCGCGCGCCGGGGGCTTCGGTGACGGCAAGCTGTCCATCACGACGAAGGACGGCGAGCCGCTGCAACTGGACGCCGACAAGGTGCTGGTCACGGTCGGTCGGCGTCCGCGTACGCAAGGCTGGGGTCTGGAAAACATGGGCGTGGCCATGGCCGGTCCGTTCGTGAAGATCGACCAGCGCTGCGCCACCTCGATGAAGAACGTCTGGGCGGTCGGCGACCTGACCGGCGAACCCATGCTGGCCCACAAGGGTTCGGCCCAGGGCGAAGTGGTCGCCGAAATCATTGCCGGCCATGACCGCATCTTCGACCCCGTCACCATCGCCGCGGTCTGTTTCACCGAGCCGGAAATCGTCTCGGCCGGTTTGGGCCCGAACGAGGTCGCGGGCCGCGATGATGTGATCCAGTCGGTCTTCCCCTTCGCCGCGATCGGCCGGGCGCTGGCCATCGAGGCGGGTGAGGATGGCGGCTTCGTGCGGGTGATCGCGAACAAGGGCGATCATCGCATCCTGGGTATCCAGGCGGTGGGCCAGCATGTGTCGGAACTGTCCAACAGCTTCGCCCAGATGCTGGAGATGGGCGCCGTGCTGGAAGATGTCGCCGGGACGATTCACGTCCACCCGACGCTGGGCGAAGCCTTCCACGAGGCCAGCCTGCGCGCCCTCGGGCACGCCATCCACATCTAATCAGATCCGGTCCAGCCGCTTCGCATGGTTCGCCACCATGCGGAGCGCCAGGCCATCGGGCAGGAAGCGGGCCAGTCCGGCCATGACGTTGTTCATGACGCCGGGGGTGACGCTGGCACGGTTGGCCTCGCAGGCGTCATAGCCGATGCGCGCCACGCGCGCGGCGTTCATCCACATCCAGGCCGGATAGGCGCTAGAGACCTGCTCGCGCGAGCCGTTGACGTCGTGGAACTCGGTCAGGGTGTAGCCCGGGTTCAGCACCGTCACGTGCACGCCGGTCCCCTGCGTCTCCAGATGCAGGCCCTGCGACGCCTTGATCAGGAAGCTCTTGATCGGCCCATACAGGGTGTCGCCCCCGGTCGCGGGCATCTGGCCGGCCAGCGAGGCGACGTTAAGCACTCGGCCGAAGCCGCGCTGGATCATGCCGGGCAGCAACAGGCGCGACAGCTCAACCGGCGCGGTCAGCATGACCTGGATCATGGCGCGATGAGCGCTCAGGTCGGTATCCAGAAAGCCGATGACACGGCTGAATCCCGCATTGTTGACCAGGCCGTCGACGGTCAGGCCGCGGGCCGCGATGGTCGCGACCAGCCGCTCGGGCGCCGCGGGGTCCGACAGGTCTTCGGGGATGACGGTTGCGGTCACGCCGTGGGCGGTGGTCAGTTCGTTAGCCAGAGCCTGCAGCGGGGCTTGGCGACGCGCCGTCAGGATCACATTCCAGCCCTTGGCCGCATAGGTCCGGGCCAGGGCCGCGCCGATGCCGGCAGACGCGCCGGTGATCAGAACGGTCCGGTTCACGGCGCAATCAGGCCGCGACGGGGCAGGACTTGTGCGGCGCAAAGGCCGCCAGCGCGATCGGATTGTCGGCCAGAAGGTCGGCGATGGTGATCTTGGACAAAGCCTCGGTCGCGGCCTCGTCGGCGGCGGTCAGGGCCTTGGCGACCTGGCGCGGGATGTGCTCGCTGATCGGGCAACCCCTGGCGCCGGCGGGGGGCGAGCCGATGTGGGCGCAGCCGTTCACCGCCTTCAGCACCTGATCCAGTCGGATGTCCTCGGGCTGACGCAACAGCCAGGAGCCGCCGGTCGCGCCCGGACGGGTGGCGATCAGACCGGCCTTGGCCAAAAGGGCGGTCACGCGGCGCACCACGACGGGATTGGTCGGGATCGAGGACGCCAGGACGCCGCTGGGCATCGCCTGCGCAGGCCCGAATGCGCCCTTGTGGGCCATATACGCCAGGGCGTGGGCGGCGACGGGGAAGCGTTGGCTGTCTGACATGGTTTTGTTCCTGATGCGAAAATAGGCGTTCAGGGGCCGAATCACAAATCGCGCCGCAGAACGCCGAAACCGAATCCGCTGCGGCGCGATTGAAGACCGCGTGGAATGAGCCTAAAGGCTCGCCGCTTTGAAGGGACCGACGCCGCGTCGGAGACCCGGAGGATACGCATGGCCGGGGACACTCCCCACGACGCGAGCGCTCCCTCGCCCGCGTCGAACACGCCGGACAAGCCCACCCACGCCACGGGTCCGGAATCCCACATCCCGGGCGGCCAGGCTGCCAAGCACGGCGGCTTCTGGGCCCTGACCATCGGCGCGATCGGCGTGGTGTTTGGCGACATCGGCACCAGCCCGCTCTACGCCCTGCGCGAGGCGATCGACCATGCACGCTCCGGCGTCGGCGGCGATCTGGCCGTAATCGGCGTCGTGTCGCTGGCCTTCTGGGCGCTGATGGTGGTGGTGACGTTCAAATACGTCTTCTTCCTGATGCGCGCCGACAACAAGGGCGAGGGCGGCACCCTGTCCCTGATGGCGCTGGCGCAGTTCGCGGTCGGTCGGCGCAGCGCCTGGATCTTCATTCTCGGCGTGTGCGGCGCGGCCCTGTTCTATGGCGACGGCATTATCACGCCCGCCATCTCGGTCCTGTCCGCTGTCGAGGGTTTGCAGGATGCTCCGGGTCTGGCCGGGCGGCTGGATTCCTTCATCGTGCCGATCTCGGCCGGCATCCTGATCGCCCTGTTCCTGGTCCAGTCGCGCGGCACGGCCAGCCTGGCCAAGTATTTCGGCCCGATCACCGCCGTCTGGTTCCTGAGCTTGGGCGCGCTGGGGCTGTATCATATCTTCGACGACGTCAGCGTACTGCGGGCCCTTTCGCCCCACTATGGCGTCATGCTTCTGCTCAACGACGGCTTCCTGGGCTTTGTGATCCTGGGCAGCGTCTTCTTGGCCGTCACGGGGGCCGAGGCCCTCTATGCCGACATGGGCCATTTCGGAAAGGCGCCGATCCGAATGGGCTGGCTGGCCTTCGTGCTGCCGTGCCTGACGTTGAACTACCTGGGCCAGGGCGCCCTGATCCTCGACAATCCGGCCGCGTCCGAGAACCCGTTCTGGAACATGGTGCCGCAGTTCGCCTATTGGCCGATGCTGATCCTGGCGACCGCCGCGACCGTCATCGCCTCCCAGGCCGTGATCACCGGCGCCTTCTCGGTGACGCAGCAGGCGGTGCAGCTGGGCCTTCTGCCGCGCATCGACATCAAGAACACTTCCGAGACCCAGGCCGGCCAGATCTTCGTGCCGGCGGTCAACACCTTCCTCATGGTCGGGGTGCTGGTGCTGCTGGTCGTGTTCCAGAGCTCGCATAACCTGACCGCCGCTTATGGCGTGGCGGTGACCGGCACCATGCTGGTCAATACGCTGATGGCCTATTCGGTTATCCGCAAGGGTTGGAAGTGGCCGATGTGGGCGGTGGCCGGAACCCTCATTCCGTTCGCCTTCATCGACAGCGTCTTCCTGACGTCCAACCTGCTGAAGATTCCGGACGGGGCGTGGATGCCGCTGGTGCTGGGCGCCCTGCTGGTCGTGGTGATGTGGACCTGGGTGCGCGGGACGCAGATCCTGACGGCCAAGACGCGCAAGGACAGCCTGCCGCTGAACGATCTGATCGAGATGCTTCAGGCCCGGCCGCCGCACCGTGCGCCGGGCATGGCCATCTTCCTGACCTCGGATCCCGACGTCGCGCCGGTCGCCCTGATGCATAATCTCAAGCACAACAAGGTGCTGCACGAGAAGAACGTCATCCTGACCGTGCGCACCTCCGAGCGCCCGCGCGTCAAGGAGGCCGACCGGGTGCGGATGGAGCCGATCAACGACGACTTCAAGAAGGTGACGGTCACCTACGGCTTCATGGAGACGCCGAACGTGCCGCGCGCCCTGGGCCTGTGCCGCAAACAGGGGCTGAAGTTCGACATCATGTCGACCAGCTTCTTCCTGG
This genomic interval carries:
- a CDS encoding 2-oxo acid dehydrogenase subunit E2, translated to MGLFVFKLPDVGEGTAEAELVGWHVKVGDVVAEDQIVADVMTDKATVEITAPVSGKVVALHGEPGAMVPVRGPLVEFEVEGAGNADDAPTPAAPAVAKPDPAPVVAEAPKVETPAAPAVSTPTSGNYVFKLPDVGEGTAEAELVGWHVKVGDAVEEDQIIADIMTDKATVEITSPVAGTVVALYGETGKSVPVGGPLVAFDVEGRGNVSTPVAAPKPAPKPAENATAASAAVSTAQRAASATAPSKPVPALTGRAPGERPSASPAVRNRARDLGVDLTFVPGSGPAGRITHEDLDGFIARGGSQPASAPSGGGSTYAKAQGATEVKIIGLRRKIAEKMAESVRRIPHITYVEEIDMTAVEELRAHLNATKSKDQPKLNVLPFIARAIVVALRDQPQINATYDDEAGVLTQHAPVHLGIAAQTPNGLMVPVVRHAEARDPYDTALEIARVSGAAKDGSAKREELSGSTITITSLGTLGGVVHTPIINHPEVAIVGPNKIAERVVVKDGQMIVRKMMNLSSSFDHRIVDGHDAAVFVQRIKGLLENPATLWMG
- the lpdA gene encoding dihydrolipoyl dehydrogenase; the protein is MTQTLKTKVLIIGAGTGGYVAGIRCGQLGLDTVLVDGGDGLGGTCLNVGCIPSKAIIHAAGKFETVAKAAGGGTLGITAAAPAIDLAQTVAWKDGIVRKLNAGVAALLKKAKVKVIKGWADFADAKTCVVKTDEGDIRITAEHVILATGSEPVELPFLPFGGDVISSTEALSLSDVPKKLVVVGGGYIGLELGIAYRKLGAEVAIVEMAERILPLYDKALTDPVAKWLEKHGVELHLGARAGGFGDGKLSITTKDGEPLQLDADKVLVTVGRRPRTQGWGLENMGVAMAGPFVKIDQRCATSMKNVWAVGDLTGEPMLAHKGSAQGEVVAEIIAGHDRIFDPVTIAAVCFTEPEIVSAGLGPNEVAGRDDVIQSVFPFAAIGRALAIEAGEDGGFVRVIANKGDHRILGIQAVGQHVSELSNSFAQMLEMGAVLEDVAGTIHVHPTLGEAFHEASLRALGHAIHI
- a CDS encoding SDR family NAD(P)-dependent oxidoreductase, with protein sequence MNRTVLITGASAGIGAALARTYAAKGWNVILTARRQAPLQALANELTTAHGVTATVIPEDLSDPAAPERLVATIAARGLTVDGLVNNAGFSRVIGFLDTDLSAHRAMIQVMLTAPVELSRLLLPGMIQRGFGRVLNVASLAGQMPATGGDTLYGPIKSFLIKASQGLHLETQGTGVHVTVLNPGYTLTEFHDVNGSREQVSSAYPAWMWMNAARVARIGYDACEANRASVTPGVMNNVMAGLARFLPDGLALRMVANHAKRLDRI
- a CDS encoding Rrf2 family transcriptional regulator; translation: MSDSQRFPVAAHALAYMAHKGAFGPAQAMPSGVLASSIPTNPVVVRRVTALLAKAGLIATRPGATGGSWLLRQPEDIRLDQVLKAVNGCAHIGSPPAGARGCPISEHIPRQVAKALTAADEAATEALSKITIADLLADNPIALAAFAPHKSCPVAA
- a CDS encoding potassium transporter Kup, which gives rise to MAGDTPHDASAPSPASNTPDKPTHATGPESHIPGGQAAKHGGFWALTIGAIGVVFGDIGTSPLYALREAIDHARSGVGGDLAVIGVVSLAFWALMVVVTFKYVFFLMRADNKGEGGTLSLMALAQFAVGRRSAWIFILGVCGAALFYGDGIITPAISVLSAVEGLQDAPGLAGRLDSFIVPISAGILIALFLVQSRGTASLAKYFGPITAVWFLSLGALGLYHIFDDVSVLRALSPHYGVMLLLNDGFLGFVILGSVFLAVTGAEALYADMGHFGKAPIRMGWLAFVLPCLTLNYLGQGALILDNPAASENPFWNMVPQFAYWPMLILATAATVIASQAVITGAFSVTQQAVQLGLLPRIDIKNTSETQAGQIFVPAVNTFLMVGVLVLLVVFQSSHNLTAAYGVAVTGTMLVNTLMAYSVIRKGWKWPMWAVAGTLIPFAFIDSVFLTSNLLKIPDGAWMPLVLGALLVVVMWTWVRGTQILTAKTRKDSLPLNDLIEMLQARPPHRAPGMAIFLTSDPDVAPVALMHNLKHNKVLHEKNVILTVRTSERPRVKEADRVRMEPINDDFKKVTVTYGFMETPNVPRALGLCRKQGLKFDIMSTSFFLGRRSLIPSARQGMPLWQDKLFIFLMRNAANPTDFFHIPPGRVVELGAQVAV